Genomic window (Streptomyces clavuligerus):
CGCCCGGCCCGCAGCCGCAGCTCCCCCGTGCCACCACCACCGGCGCCACCGTCGTGCCGGACGTTCCGGCACTCCCCGACACCGCGGACATCAGGCTGCCGTCGCCCTCGCTGCTCGCCGCCGGTGCGCGGGTACGGACCTCCTGAGCGGCGACCACGGCACCGATGCGACCCGGCGACCACGGCGTTGACGTGATGCGACGGGGCGGGGCTACGGCACCGATGTGACACGGCGCCTACAGCAGCGATATGACAGGGCGATCGGCTACCGCCCCGCCGTGACCCCGCGTACCGGCTGGACGGGGACGTACGGATGCGTGTCGAAGTCGAAGACCACCGGCTGCGACGCGGAGGCGATACCGGCCCGGACCCGGTACATGGTGCCGTCCGGGCCGATCCAGTAGCGCACGGTCGGTGACGTACGGGCCTCGGTCCTGGCGTCCGGCCCGTTCATGATGTCCGTGGGACGGCCGCGCACCCGGTCCCGCCCGACCCACTCGGCGCCGTTCTGCGGCAGCAGCGCGGCGTTGTCCGGCCGGTCGCTGCCGAGGCCGAGCGCGATGATCAGCGAGCTGTCCAGGGACATGCCGGACCTCTGGAGCGGACGCCGGTACCACCCGGACGCGGGTGGCTTCGCGGGTGCGGCTGCCGGGGGGTCGGTCATGGGATGCACGAGGACGGTGGTGCCCGTCCACTGGATCAGTCCGTCGCTGGACGTGTCGCGCCCGGTCCCGCGCACCACCCCGTAACCGGTGTGGGTGCGGTAGTCGATGGACCCGGTGACGACCAGCCCGCCGGTGGTGCTCGGGACGGTGATCGTCACCGCCCTGCCCCCCGCCCGGTAGTTGAGGAACCGTGTGATGGCCAGCCGGTCCACCTCGTCCGCGGTCAGCGCCCGTGGGGAGGCGGGGTCACCGCTGTTGCCGAGGAGGAGGAAGGCACCCACCGCGGCGGCCGCGACAGTGATGACGGCGGCTGCCACCCAGCGCGGCCCCGGCCACCGGCGGCGACCCGTCCCGCGCCCCCGGGCGCCCTGGGTGATGTCGATGCTCCGTGTTCTGATGCTTCGCACGCGGCGCGACTGTAACAGGTCCCGCGGAGGCACCCTCAATGTCCGCGCACCCCGGGACATGATGTTCCGTCAGCTAGTAGGCTCCGGCTGGAATTTGCCGAGCTGGCGCTAGCGTAGGACGAGGTAAAGGAATGCCATGCCATTACGTGGACTGGTGCGGATGGGGCTGTCCGGCCTGTTGCTGGTGGGGGGCGGCACAGGCGCGATCCTGACCGGGGCCGGGCAGGCCGGCGCCGCGGCGACCGACGGCACCCTGACCGTCGAGGTACTGCGGGACTTCTTCGGCACCGGCGTGATCAACGCGACCATGGATGTGCCGCAGCGGGGAATGACGGTCGAGGTCACCGACCCCGAGGGCCATCGCGTCACCGGTGTCACGGACGCCACAGGAAAGGTCATCATCTCACCGTCGGACGAACTGACCGGCGGCCGGTACCGGGTCGATGTCACCGTCCCGGCTCCGTACAGCAACTATCTGCGGGCCGCGCCCGCCTCGACCGCCCCGAACCACTTCGACAGCTTCACGTCGTACGTGGACGTCTCGGACGGCAAGGACGACTCGGTGACCACCGGGGTCTGGAACCCGGCCGACTACGCGCTGCCCGACTCCCGTTACTTCGTACCGGTCCAGAACGGCGCGGGCGGCGCGGACACCCGGGCACTGGTGGCGTTCGGGACGAACGTTCGCGGCAACTGCCCCGAGCAGCAGACATGTCCGGAGGTGATCAACACCCAGGAGCAGGTGGGCACGACCTACGGGCTGGCCTACGACAGGTACCGCAAGCAACTGTTCCAGTCGTCGTTCGCCCGGCGGTACACCCAGTACGGGCCGGACGGCGGTGACGCGATCTACACCGTGCCGACCGACGGCGGCGCCACCAAGCTGTTCGCGAAGGTGCCGGGCGCCACGAAGACACCGCACGACACCGCCAACCTGATCAAGGACGCCGGGTTCGTCGACGTACCGGGCAAGGAGAGCATCGGCGGCCTGGCCCTGTCCGAGGACGGCGAGACCCTGTACGCGGTGAATCTGCTCGGCCGCACCCTGGTCAGCTTCAACGCGACCGGGCCCACGGCCGCGTCACCCAAGGCGATCGTGCCGATCCCCGACCCGGGCTGCGCGGCGGCCGGGGACTGGCGCCCGTTCAGCGTGGCCACCCACAACAACACGCTGTACGTCGGTGGGGTGTGCAGCGCGGAGAGCACACAGCAGCGCACGGACCTGAAGGCCGTCGTCGCCACCTATGACGGCAAGCGGTTCACCACCGTGCTCTCCCAGCCGCTGACCGCCGAGCGCGGCAGCGTCCTCACCAGCAACTCCGGCCGCGACCAGGTCAACCACTGGAATCCGTGGAACACCAACCTGGCCACCTGGGACAACCTCCAGGTGGGCAGCGCGATGATCAACCCGCAGCCGGCGCTGGCCAGTATGGCCTTCGCCCGCGACGGCTCGCTGATCCTCGGTTTCCGTGACCGGTTCATGGACGTCGTGAGCTGGGGCGGACTGGACCCGAGGCCGGGCCCGCCCAATCCGCAGTTCGGCATGTCCGGCGGCGACATCAACATGGCCTGCGCCACGCCCACCGGCGGGTACGAGTGGGAAGGCACCGGAAGCTGCCCCGACCACGCCACGGACCCGCGGGTCGACGGTGTCCAGCCCGGCGCCGTCGTCGAGTACTTCGCGGGTGACTTCTTCCCGAACGGCGGCTCCGCGACCAACCCCGGTCCGCACCAGGAGTCCGCCCTGGGGTCGGTCGCCTACATCCCGCAGCAGCAGTGGATCGTCAGCACCCAGATGGACCCGACCGGCCGGGTCATCACCAACGGAACCGGCTACTACGACGTCGCCACTGGCCTCGGCCCCGGCAACGACCCGGTCAACAACGCGTACGAGTTCATCGGCCCGAACCAGAACGGGTTCGGCAAGGCCGGTGGCCTCGGCGACATCGCGTACGCCGCCGCGAACGCGCCGATCCAGATCGGCAACGTGGTGTGGTTCGACGGCGACCGCAACGGCATCCAGGACCCCGGGCACGTCCTGCTTCCGGGTGCCACGATCAATCTGCTGGACGCCGACGGCAAGCAGGTCGCCACGACCACGACGGACGCCGCCGGTGAGTACTACTTCGGCGGTGTCGGCGCGGAGTACGAGCTGACACCGGGCGCCAAGTACACCGTCCAGTTCGATGTGTGCACGGCGGACACCAGCGAGGTGCCGGGCCAGCCGCCCGCCACCGACCTGCGGTTCACCCTGCCGCGGACCGGTGACGACCGGGTGCACGACTCCAATGTGACCCCGCCGACCACCGACCGGCTGTGCAACGGGTACGCGCCGGTCACCGCACCGGCCAAGGCGGGAGGGGTCGATCACACGATCGACGCCGGCGTGTACATCCCGAAGGAGCCCTCGCCGACACCCACGCCGACGCCGACCCCGACGCCCACGCCGACCGAATCCCCGTCCCCGACACCGACTCCGACCGCCACGCCCACACCGACTCCGACCCTGCCACCGACCCCGACCGTCCCGGCCCCCAACAACCCGGCACCGAACGGCGGCCGGACACCGGGTGGCGGACTCGCCAACACCGGCGCGGCCGGCCTGGGAGAGGCCCTCACCCTCGTCGCCGTACTGCTCGCCGCGGGTGCGGCAGTCGTCCTGATCAGCCGTAAGCGGCGCACCAGGCACCACTGACACCCGAAACCCCCGATGGGCCGGTGCGTCGCACCGGCCCATCGGCATGACCGGCCCCGCTACCGGCCCGCTACTGCGGCCGGAAGGAGCGGATCTGGTACGTACCCGCCAGGTTTCCGTGCCCACCGGCGGGCGTGGAACCGATGCGGCCCTCATAGGACCTGCCCGTGTAGTACTGCTTGCGGTGCCCGGTGCTGTTGGCCACGGACAGCACGTTCCGCTGGGCCCGGATGAAGCTGCAACCGATCGTGTCCGGAATGCTGGCGGTCGCCCAGATGCACCGTTCCCCGGTGTAGTTGGCACCGCTGAAGAGGCAGAAGTACCCCGTGTCGCAGTTGGGAGCCATCGGCGCGGGCGCCGCGGCGACGGCGGAGGGGGCGGCCAGGCCGATCGCGGCCAGGCCCGTGACAGAGGCCATGACCAGGGTGGTCAGGGAGGTACGCATGAAGGAAGTCCTTTCCAGCCGTCTTCCAGGTGCCCACCGCTGCGGCTCCCGGAACGTGTCCATCGGGGAATGTCGCAGCTCCACTGTCACCCGCTCCGGGTGGGCCGGTCTTTAGCCGGGAACGCAGACATCCTGTGCGTTCAGCGCACCGCGCGGGCGGTACTGATCTCAACGATTCCGCCTTCGTGCGCGGTGCGACGGTGCCATGCTGAACGCGCTGACACGTGCGGGGGGTCTTGCGCCGTGCCGGCCGCTCCGTCGCGGTTTCCCGAGGGCCGGCAGGCCCCGCCGTCGCGGGGCGGACCAGGGGAGGGGAGTACCACCATCATGTCCCTACGTTCCGCCTTACACCCGGCGCCGCACGCCGGAGCACGCAGACGGCTGACCGCGTTGCTGGCCACCGGGGCGCTGGTCTGCTCCGGGCTCGCCGCGGTGGCCGCCCCGGCCGCGACCGCCGCCCCGGCGCGGAACACGGCCGCTCCGGTGGCGTACGTCGCCAACAGCGGCTCGGACAACGTATCGGTCGTGGATACGGCCACGCACACGGTCATCGCGACCGTCCCGGTCGGCAACAGCCCCTCCGGGGTGGCGGTGACCCCCGACGGGGGCGCGGTCTACGTCACCAACCGCAGCTCCGACTCGGTCTCGGTGATCGACGCCGCCACCCGTACCGTCACCGCGACCGTGCCCGTCGGCGACAACCCGTTCGGAGTGGTGGCGAGCCCCGACGGGGGCGCGGTCTACGTCACCAACTACCTGTCCGACTCGGTCTCCGTGATCAGCACCGCGACGAACACCGTCACGGCCACCGTCCCCGTCGGCGCGCAGCCGACCAGCGCCGCGGTGGCCCCCGGCGGGGGCCATGTGTACGTCACCAGCACCAACAGCTCCTCGGTCGCGGTGATCGACACCACCACCGACACCGTCACCGCGAGCATCCCGGTCGACAAGCCCAACGGCGTCGCGGTCTCCCCGGACGGCAGCCGCCTCTACGTCAGTTCGCAGAACGAGGCCGTCGCCGCCGTCGTCGACACCGCCACCCGGACCACCGTGGCCACCGTCCCCGTCAGCAACACACCCTTCGGTGTCGCGATCTCCCCGAACGGGTCCCGCGTCTATGTGACCAACATCGGCGGCGACAGCACGTCCGTGATCGACACCGCGACGAACACCGCCGTCGCCACCGTCCCCGTCGGCTCCACCCCGATCGGTGTCGCGGTCTCCCCCGACGGGGGCGCGGTCTATGTCGCCGACAGCAACAGCGGTACCGCGTCGGTGATCGACACGGCCACCGACACCGTCATCGCCACCGTCCCCGTCGGCAGCGAACCGTACGCCGTGGCGTTCACCCCGTCGGCCGCGCCCGCCGCGAACCTGTCCGTGACGGTGACCGAATCGGCCGACCCCGTCGGCCAGGGCGACACCTTCACCTACACCGCCACCGTCACCAACCACGGGCCCGCCCCGGCCACCGCCGCGACCGCTGCCCTCACCCTGTCCGGCGCCGCCCGCGCCATCGTCTCCGCGAGCGCCTCGCACGGGTCGTGCACCATCGCGGCACCGGCCGTCGAGTGCGCCCTGGGCAGGCTCGCCGTCGGCGCCTCGGCCACTGTCACCGTCAGTGTGAGGCCGACCGCGACGGGCACCCTCACCGCCACGGCCACCGCCGCCGCCACCGAGACCGACCCCGTCCCGGCCGACAACAGCGCCACCCAGTCCACCACCGTCGCCACCCCGCCGACCGCGGACCTCGACATCGACGTCACCGCCAAGCCGAACCTGGGCCTCCTGGTGCCCTACCTCACCTACACCCTCACCGCCCGCAACACCGGCCCGAGGGCGGTGACATCGGCCACCGTCACCGCGACCCTGCCGCCCGGCTCCACCGCCACCGCTCTGTCCCCCGGATGCACCACCACAAGCAGGACGGTGACCTGCGTCCACGGCGCGATCGCCAACGGCGCCAGCGCGCACAAGACCTTCCGTGTCCCGCTGCACCTGCTGTCCCTGGGCCAGGTCGGCGTCACCGGAACCCGGACCCTGTCCGCCCCGGCCGACCCCAACCCGGCCAACGACACCGCGACGGCCACCTGCACCGTCCTCTCCATCCTCCTGGCCACCTGCCCCTGAACCGCACTGACCGACGCGTGGTCCACCGCCGCCCCGCCCCGGGTCCGCCCGGGGCGGGGCGGCGCAGTGACGCGGCATCCGCCGATGAGCCGCCGCCCGGAAGAAGGCGGCGAGATCCCGCGACCGTTCTGGCCCCGGCGTTTCAGGGCGGCGTTCCACCCCTGTTGAGCAGTGCCATGTCAGCGGGGGTGGAACGGTTCCACCGTCGCACCGGTGCCCACAGCGCTTGCCGCACCTCCCCGGCCTGCTGAGGCTGGTGATCGCCACGTCGGCCGCTCAGCAGGGGCACACCCCCTGAACCGCAGACGGACGACGACGACGGCGGAGGCGGCGCCGCCTCCGCCGTCACCATCACCACGACTGACGAGGAGCCACCATGGCCCACTCATCCGCCTCACGACCGCGTTCCCTCGCCGTGGCCCTCGCCGCCGCCGGGCTCCTCGTCGGAGGCATCACCTCCGCCCAGGCGGCCCCGGCCAAAGCGGCAGCAGCCCCGAAGAAGTCCGTCGCCGTGGCCGAGGTCCGGACGTTCACCGGCACCGGTATGGGCGTCTCCCCGTCCCAGGCGGTGGACAGCGCGGTCCGGACGACCTACCGGATCGCCCAGGCATACGGCTGGCAGGCGAACCAGTGCCACGTCCACTCGACCGGCGTCAGATCGGTCGGCAGCGGCCTGTACTCCGCGGCGGCCAATCTGTTCTGCCAGCGCTGAACCCACCGATCCGCCACCAGGAACTCCACCCGGGGACCTCGGCACCCATCCGCGGCGGCCCCGCCGCCCGGTCCGCCCGGGGAGCGGTGAACGGGACCCGTCCGACCAGCACGGTCGCCCGGGTCCCGACGGGCACCCGCCCACGCGCCGCGCTCGTCGTCCAGCCCATGAGGGTGCCGTTGACGCCGAGTCCGGCGGTACCCCCGGCGATCCCCCCTCTCCCCTGTGAAGGACGTGTCCGATGACCGATGCCCCCCTGCCCCGGAGACCGCTGGACGGTGAACGGATCGACCGGCGCCTGGCCCGGGTCCGGGCGCTGTACGCGCGGTGGGCCACGCTGCGACCCGGCGACCGGGAGGTGTGGCGCAGCGGGTTTACGCCGCTGACCGAGGCGGAGGTGGCCCGGACCGAAGCCCGGCTGGGACTGCGGCTGCCGGAGAACTACCGCCGCTATCTGCTGGAGTTCGGCGACCCCGGACAGGCGCTGATGTCCTACGCGGGCCGGCCGTTCGAGCGACAGGGCGGCGCCCGCTCCGCCGAACCCTTCCCGCTCGACGGCCCCTGGGCGGGCAGCCCGATCGTGATCACCGCATGGGAGGACGAGGAAGGGGGCGACTTCTTCGAGGACGGGCCCGGTGAGTTCCACGGCTGGCTGGACGATCCGGAAGCCGCCTTCTACGAGCTCCCGGACGGCGCGCAACACCACGACGGCACGCTGCTCCTGGGCGCGACCCGCAGTCACTTCCTGGCCCGGCTGGTGCTCAACGGCCCGTGGGCGGGCACCGTCTGGTTCGACAGCTTCGGCTGTGACGGGGGCCTGATCCATCCGGCCGACGACAGCGACGACCCCTTCCAGGACTACACCCTCGGAGCCTTCTTCGACGCCGGGGAGTGGCGGCCACTCGTGGACCAGCCCTGGTTCCCCGGGCCGGAGGAGGAGATCGAGGACCCGGCCCCGGCGGACTTCCTCGATCTGACGCTGGCCTGGCTGCGCCACCGGGTACGGCAGGCCGAGGCCGAACGGACCTGCGACCTGATCGACGCCGCCACCCTCGCCGAGGCCGCCCGACGCCTGCGGACCCCGCACGCGTTCGGATTCCCGCGCGGACACACCTACGGAAGTTTCGCACCGTACGTCGCCGGGCTGATGCGGGACGAACTGCTCCGCCCGGCCCCGGACCGGGCCCTGGGCACACGGATCGTCGAGCTGGCCCGAGCGCTGCTCGGCCCCGGGAACCTGCCCGTGGCACTGATCCTGGCCGGCCGGTGGCAGGAACTCGCCGATCTCGAACGGAACACCTTCCCGGACGACGGGCGCAGCGCGGTCAACCTGGCGCTGGCCGAGGCGATGCTCGGCACCGCGCCGACGCCCTCGGCCACCGTCCCCACGCGTCCCGGTCCGCAGCGCACGGGCACCGACCGATGGGCGGTGCTCGACACCGTGGCCCGCGTCGACGCCGCCCGGCGGCGGCGGTTCCTGGAGCGGCTGCCCGAGCCGGACGCCGCCGAACTGCGCCCGCTGCTGGCGACCGCCACCCAGCCCGTCGACGCGGCGGCACTCGACGCGGTGCTCGCCGGGGACCTGACCGGCCCGCACCGCGACGCGGCCACCGTCCTGCTGGTGAGAACCCTGCACGCCATGGCCGTGGACGGCGGTCCGGCCACCGCCACGGGCACGGCCACCGGCACGGGCATGGCCGAACGGGTGTGCGCCCTGGCCGTCGCGACCGACCGGGTCGGAGACGTCTTCGACCTGCTGACCGCCGTGACCGGGGGCCGGTGGGCCGACTGGCACGCCGCCCGCGAGGACGGGCAGCGATTTCTCGCCACCCTGCGTCCGCCACGGCCCGTAGCGGAAGCGGCGGTACCGGAGCGGCAGCCGTGAACGACGCACGGCGGGGCGGACCTTCATGGCTCAGCCATGGGCCGTCATGACTTGTTGGTGAGGGTGGTGCGCTGTACCGTCTGCACGATCGCCGGCGGCGAGAGGGGAGCGGAGTGGCGTATGCCCGGCTCGTGGAACGGGTTGGCACGTCGCATCCGGGCGCGCCGTGTGCGACTCCCCTCCCGGAGGGGGCGGGCGTTCGACAGCGCGACGCCCCCCGCCGGCCCGCAGATACCTCTCTCCACAACACGCCCGACTCCGGACGGAGTCGGGACCCCCACATGTGAAGGGACAGCGATGCTGCCTTGCATACGCCTGGCATCGGCCGCCGCCACCGTCGTGGCGGTCGCCCTGACCACGGCACCGGCCGCGAATGCCTTCTCCGCGCCGCATCCGACCGGGGCACAGAGCACGGCGGCGGCCGTGGTGACACTCCGTTATGACGACAGCCGGGCCACCGGCTGGGAGGCGGCGGTCACGGCCGGAGTCGCCTCGTGGAACACGAACGTCGACAACGTGAAGCTGGTCAAGGCATCCCCGGGCACCCGGGCCGACATCCAGTTCGTGGCCACCAGCGGCTGGCCGCAGGCCACCCTCGGCCCGGTCCGGCCGGGAGGCCGGGGCCGGATCGAACTCGGCAGCCAAGCGGTCGCGCTGGGGCACGACAAGACGCGCATCGCCGCGCACGAGATCGGCCACAACCTGGGCCTGTGGGACACCAAGCCCGGCCCGTGCTCCCAGTTGATGTCGGGCTCCAGCGCCGGTGCCACCTGCAAGAACGCCATCCCCGACGCGGCTGAACAGGCACAGGTCGAGGCCGCCTACGCCGCGCGGTCCACCTCTGTCCTCCCGGCCGAAGGCGGTGTGCTGGTCGTGGACGACCAGTAGGCGACGGACCAGGGGCGGTCGCGGCCGGACGCACCGGAGCGCCGGTATCCCTCCAGCCGTGGAAGGCGGTGACCGCTCCGAGGGGGAGTACGCTCCGGGCGCGAGGTCCGGAGCGTGCAAGTCCGCTGTGTGTGTTGACCCTTGCCACACCCACCCTTATGGTCGCTCACCCCAGAGGAATCCAGAAGGACGTCTCTCGTTCACATCAGAGAATGGACCTCCTGTGCCGATCACCAGAACTCGCCTTGCGCTGCCGGTGGGCGCCCTGGTCGCCGCCCTCCTCGTCGCCCCCGGAACCCACCGGGCCGACGCCGCACCCGGCGGCGGCCGTCCCCTCCCGCCCGGGCCCGCCGCCCCCGCCCACTTCACGCACCCCGGCGTCGTGGTCTCCCAACCCCAGCTCGACTTCGCCCGGGGGCGGGTGGCGGCCGCCGCGGAGCCCTGGAAGAGCGCGTTCGACCAGATGACGGGGAGCGGCTACGCCTCCCTCGACCGCGTCCCCAAACCGCGCGCGGTGGTCGACTGCGGACCGGGATCGAATCCGAACAACGGCTGCACCGACGAGCGTCAGGACGCTCTCGCCGCCTACACCACGGCCTTGGCCTGGTACATCACCCGCGACGAGCGATACGCGAAGAAGTCCGTCGAGATCATGGACGCCTGGTCGGCCGTGATCCAGGACCACACCAACAGCAACGCACGCCTCCAGACCGGCTGGGCGGGCTCCTCCTGGTCCAAGGCCGCCGAGCTGGTCAAGCACACCTACACCGGCGGCTGGCCGCAGGCCGGACGCTTCGCGACGATGCTGCGCACTGTCTATCTGCCCGAGGTCATCGGTGGCGCGAACGCCAACGGGAACTGGGAGCTGGTGATGATGGAGGCCGCTGTCGGCATCTCCGTCCACCTGGAGGACAGGGCGTCGTACGACAAGGCCATCGCCAAGTTCCGTACCCGTGCCGCCGCGTATGTCTACCTCTCCTCCGACGGCCCGCTGCCCCGCACCGTGCCGAGTCAGAACCTCGACACCCCCGAGAAGATCATCAAGTACTGGTACGGCCAGGAGCGGTTCGTCACCGGGCTCGCACAGGAGACATGCCGAGACTTCGGGCATACCGGGTGGGGCCTCTCCGCCATGTCGCACATCGCCGAGACCAGCCGCATCCAGGGTGAGGACCTGTACCGCACCGATATCGGCGAGCGGCTGCGGCACGGGCTCGGCTTTCACGCGAAGTACCAGCTGGGCGAGGCGCCGCCGGACTGGCTGTGCGGCGGTTCGGTCAAACGCGGCCTGGGCTCGATCACGGAGATCGGCTACACCGCCATGCACCTCCGCCTCGGCTTCGAGATGCCCGACACCCAGCGCCTCAACCAGCAGAACCGTCCCGCCGGTGCGAACAACTACTTCACCGGCTGGGAGACGCTGACACATGGGGACAATGTGAGCTGAACCGCCGGTCCGCCGGTCCGCCGGTCCGGCCGCCGTGGGCGGGGGCGCTTCGCCGTCGCCCACGGCGGGCACGGGACGCAAGGGTCCTCTGCGCCCGGCCTTCCGCGCCCGTCTCCGGCCGGTGGGCATCCGATACCGGACCACCGCGCACATGGGTCCACGACCTGGCCGCCGGACTCGGCGACCGTGGGGACATGCGCATCGATCGAGCGACGGGGCCCGGCTCCCCGGACGGGGACACCGAGCGGGCTGGGACACCGAGTGGGGCTGGGAGATCGCCCGCCCCCTCGGCGGCGGCTCGCTCGGCGGTGTCTGGATGGGCGGTGTCTGGATGGGCGGCTTCCGGGACCGCGCCACCGCGGGGCTGGACACGCGGGTGCTGCCCCGCCCCGCCGTGACCGTCGTCATCGGTATCGGGGACGCCTCCTTCACCGTCGAGGACGCCACCGGCCACCGGCCCGTGCACAGCAGCGTCGCCCCGCCGGTACCCGGACCGTCCCGGGTCCGCGGCGGGCGCGTCACCTGCGTCGAACTGCGTCTGCCGCCCTGGGCCGTCCCCGCTGTCCTGGGCTTCTCCCCGGGGGAACCCACCGGCTCCCTGGCCCGGCCCGACGACCTGTGGGGGCGGCGGGAGCAGAACCTCCGCGAGCGGCTGGCCTCCGCGCCGGACCGGCCGGAACGCTTCCGGCTCCTGGGCGAGGTGGTGTTGCGTCGGGCCGCGCGGGCGCCTGGAACGGCGCCGGAGGTCGCCGCCGTCTGGAACGGCATCCTGGCCCGGCACGGCCGGATCCGGGTCGACGACCTCGCCGCGGCCTGCGGCTGGAGTCGCGGACGGCCGTGGTCCCGGTTCACCGCCCAGATCGGCCTCACCCCGAGCGTGCCGCGATGCTGGTCCGCCTCGACCGGGCCGCCCGCGCCCTCAGCGCGGGCCGGAACGCCGCCGACACCGCCCTCTCCTGCGGATACACCGATCAGTCCCCTCTCCACCGCGATGTCCTGGCCTTCGCCGGGCGCACCCCCGGCGCCCTCGCCGCCACCGCGAACGCCGCCGACCGACCCCGGGGAACGGGCCCGGTCCGGCGCCCCGGACCCGGCCCCCGCGGTCCCCGTACCACCCCACCGCCACCGAGGAGGAAACCCCTGTGACCCAGCAGAACTCCGATGCCCGAGCGGCCGTACCCGGCACCCCCGCCGACCCCGCGGGCCCGGACAGCACCACCGGACCGCAGCCGCAGCCGGCCACGGGACCGCAGCCGACCACCGGGCCGGGCGGGTCCGCACCCGACGGCCGCATACTGATCAACCAGATCGTCTTCGGGGGCATGGCCGCGCAGACCCTGCGCGCGGCGGACCGCCTGAACGTGGTCGAGCTGATCGGCGAAGGACCGCGCCCGGCCGCAGACGTGGCCGCCGCCGCAGGGGCCGAACCCCGGCACATGACCCGGCTCCTGCGCGCCCTCGCCGGGCTCGGCCTGCTGAAGGAGCACACGCCCGGCACCTTCTCGGTGACCCCCGCGGGCAGGTTCCTCGACCCCCGCCGCCCCGACTCGGTCGCCTCCCTCGTCCGTATGCTCACCGACCCGCTGATGCTGCGCGCCTGGGAACACCTCGACGACAGCGTCCGCACCGGCGACACCGCGTTCGAGGCCGTCTTCGGCACGGACTTCTTCGGCCATCTCGCCCGGAACCCCGAACTCTCCGCCGAGTTCAACGCGGCGATGAGCCAGGCCACCCGGTACGCCGCCGCCGCACTGCCGCACGCCTTCGACTTCAGCCGCTTCACCACGGTCACCGATGTGGGCGGCGGCGACGGAACCCTGCTGGCCGCCGTGCTCGACGCCCATCCGGGCGTCGGCGGCGTCGTCTACGACACGGCCGATGGCCTGGCACAGACCCGGCGGACCCTGCGGCGCCACGGGCTCCTGGAGCGCTGCTCCACGATCGCCGGGGACTTCTTCCAGTCCGTGCCCGGGGGTTCGGACCTCTATCTGATGAAGAGCGTTCTGCACGACTGGCCGGACGACCGGGCCGTCACGATCCTCCGCCACTGCCGCGCGGTACTGCCGCCCGACGGCCGTGTCCTGATCGTGGAACCCGTGCTGCCGGACGTCGTCCCCGAAGCCGTCGGCGCGCCCGGGGCCGCCGTGCGCGGTCTCGTCTATCTGAGCGATCTGAACATGATGGTGAACGTGGGCGGCAGGGAGCGCACCCGCCGGGACTTCGAGGAACTCTGCGGGCGCGCGGGCCTGCGTGTCGTCTCGTCCGCCCCGCTGGCGGGGGCCACCCGGTTCTCCCTCGTCGAGGCGGCCCCCGGCGAGTGACTCCGGCCCCCGGGACGGCTCAGGCGGAACGGATCGCCAGATCCTCCAGGACGGCCATCGCCCGGTCGGCGTCCCCAGCGGGGACGAAGAGGTGGTCGTGGTGGAAACCGGCGACGACATTGCAGCTCAGACCGGCGTCGGCGAGCTCCCGCGAGACGGCGGCGGTCAGCCCGACCGCCTCCAGCGCGGAGTGAATCCGCAAGGTGATCCAACCGGCCACGTAGTCGTACGCCAGCCCCGCCGCGTCCGCCTCCTCGCGCCGCACCACCAGGGTCAGCCCCTCGGGCTCCGCCACGGTCACCACCGGGTGGACGCCGTCGGGCACCCCGGCGGTGACCGTGGTGAACACGAACCGGC
Coding sequences:
- a CDS encoding SMI1/KNR4 family protein is translated as MTDAPLPRRPLDGERIDRRLARVRALYARWATLRPGDREVWRSGFTPLTEAEVARTEARLGLRLPENYRRYLLEFGDPGQALMSYAGRPFERQGGARSAEPFPLDGPWAGSPIVITAWEDEEGGDFFEDGPGEFHGWLDDPEAAFYELPDGAQHHDGTLLLGATRSHFLARLVLNGPWAGTVWFDSFGCDGGLIHPADDSDDPFQDYTLGAFFDAGEWRPLVDQPWFPGPEEEIEDPAPADFLDLTLAWLRHRVRQAEAERTCDLIDAATLAEAARRLRTPHAFGFPRGHTYGSFAPYVAGLMRDELLRPAPDRALGTRIVELARALLGPGNLPVALILAGRWQELADLERNTFPDDGRSAVNLALAEAMLGTAPTPSATVPTRPGPQRTGTDRWAVLDTVARVDAARRRRFLERLPEPDAAELRPLLATATQPVDAAALDAVLAGDLTGPHRDAATVLLVRTLHAMAVDGGPATATGTATGTGMAERVCALAVATDRVGDVFDLLTAVTGGRWADWHAAREDGQRFLATLRPPRPVAEAAVPERQP
- a CDS encoding snapalysin family zinc-dependent metalloprotease, with product MLPCIRLASAAATVVAVALTTAPAANAFSAPHPTGAQSTAAAVVTLRYDDSRATGWEAAVTAGVASWNTNVDNVKLVKASPGTRADIQFVATSGWPQATLGPVRPGGRGRIELGSQAVALGHDKTRIAAHEIGHNLGLWDTKPGPCSQLMSGSSAGATCKNAIPDAAEQAQVEAAYAARSTSVLPAEGGVLVVDDQ
- a CDS encoding alginate lyase family protein, which translates into the protein MPITRTRLALPVGALVAALLVAPGTHRADAAPGGGRPLPPGPAAPAHFTHPGVVVSQPQLDFARGRVAAAAEPWKSAFDQMTGSGYASLDRVPKPRAVVDCGPGSNPNNGCTDERQDALAAYTTALAWYITRDERYAKKSVEIMDAWSAVIQDHTNSNARLQTGWAGSSWSKAAELVKHTYTGGWPQAGRFATMLRTVYLPEVIGGANANGNWELVMMEAAVGISVHLEDRASYDKAIAKFRTRAAAYVYLSSDGPLPRTVPSQNLDTPEKIIKYWYGQERFVTGLAQETCRDFGHTGWGLSAMSHIAETSRIQGEDLYRTDIGERLRHGLGFHAKYQLGEAPPDWLCGGSVKRGLGSITEIGYTAMHLRLGFEMPDTQRLNQQNRPAGANNYFTGWETLTHGDNVS
- a CDS encoding helix-turn-helix domain-containing protein, encoding MLVRLDRAARALSAGRNAADTALSCGYTDQSPLHRDVLAFAGRTPGALAATANAADRPRGTGPVRRPGPGPRGPRTTPPPPRRKPL
- a CDS encoding methyltransferase; this encodes MTQQNSDARAAVPGTPADPAGPDSTTGPQPQPATGPQPTTGPGGSAPDGRILINQIVFGGMAAQTLRAADRLNVVELIGEGPRPAADVAAAAGAEPRHMTRLLRALAGLGLLKEHTPGTFSVTPAGRFLDPRRPDSVASLVRMLTDPLMLRAWEHLDDSVRTGDTAFEAVFGTDFFGHLARNPELSAEFNAAMSQATRYAAAALPHAFDFSRFTTVTDVGGGDGTLLAAVLDAHPGVGGVVYDTADGLAQTRRTLRRHGLLERCSTIAGDFFQSVPGGSDLYLMKSVLHDWPDDRAVTILRHCRAVLPPDGRVLIVEPVLPDVVPEAVGAPGAAVRGLVYLSDLNMMVNVGGRERTRRDFEELCGRAGLRVVSSAPLAGATRFSLVEAAPGE
- a CDS encoding ACT domain-containing protein; this translates as MAGESDLRKLLSGMRPELNPGRFVFTTVTAGVPDGVHPVVTVAEPEGLTLVVRREEADAAGLAYDYVAGWITLRIHSALEAVGLTAAVSRELADAGLSCNVVAGFHHDHLFVPAGDADRAMAVLEDLAIRSA